A stretch of the Tardiphaga sp. 709 genome encodes the following:
- a CDS encoding branched-chain amino acid ABC transporter permease — MSFLQAIIDGLLVGGVYAVISIGLTLVYGVMGIVNFAQAEFLMIGMFVSWFAWAYLGLDPVLAAPLSFAVAFGIGWLVQGQLIARVLKAPSVAQIFLTVGLLIVIENGSLLLFGSQFRSVTTSYQTMSLSLGALFISVPYLIAFGMSLACGLALWWFMRTSWFGRAMRATAQNPMAAQLMGIDTALMYKIAFALGVGLTAFGGAVILPYVTVFPGVGGQFVVLMFTVVVLGGLGSVAGAVVGGLAVGVIQALSSLFFPIQLQNLILFIVFIFVLAVRPQGLVGASR, encoded by the coding sequence GTGTCATTTCTACAAGCAATAATCGACGGGCTGCTGGTGGGCGGCGTCTACGCCGTCATCTCCATCGGCCTGACGCTGGTCTATGGCGTGATGGGCATCGTGAATTTCGCGCAGGCGGAATTCCTGATGATCGGCATGTTCGTGTCCTGGTTCGCCTGGGCCTATCTCGGCCTTGATCCGGTGCTGGCTGCGCCGCTGTCCTTCGCGGTAGCGTTCGGCATCGGCTGGCTGGTACAGGGGCAGTTGATCGCACGCGTGCTGAAGGCGCCGTCGGTGGCGCAGATCTTCCTCACCGTCGGACTGCTCATCGTGATCGAAAACGGATCGCTGCTGCTGTTCGGCTCGCAGTTCCGTTCGGTGACCACGTCCTATCAGACCATGTCGCTGTCGCTCGGCGCGCTGTTCATCAGCGTGCCGTATCTGATCGCCTTCGGCATGTCGCTGGCCTGTGGCCTAGCCCTTTGGTGGTTCATGCGCACGAGCTGGTTCGGCCGCGCGATGCGCGCGACTGCGCAGAATCCAATGGCTGCGCAGCTGATGGGGATCGATACGGCGCTGATGTACAAGATCGCCTTCGCGCTCGGCGTCGGCCTCACGGCCTTCGGCGGTGCGGTGATCCTGCCTTATGTCACGGTGTTCCCCGGGGTCGGCGGCCAGTTCGTCGTGCTGATGTTCACCGTCGTTGTTCTCGGCGGTCTCGGCAGCGTCGCGGGCGCCGTCGTTGGCGGGCTCGCGGTGGGCGTCATTCAGGCGCTGTCGTCGCTGTTCTTTCCGATCCAGTTGCAGAACCTCATTCTGTTCATCGTCTTTATTTTCGTGCTCGCGGTGAGGCCGCAAGGCCTTGTGGGAGCATCTCGATGA
- a CDS encoding ABC transporter substrate-binding protein: MSKTTSHRGDLSRRTLLAGTASLLASPMIVSSARAQAKPVNIGVIMPLSGANAQFGINSRNGIELVADEINAAGGIKALGGAKINLIVADATSTPTTAGTVAQRLITQNEVTAILGAFASSLTIAISEVTERRDIPLLTMSFADQITGRGFKNIFQIVAKASALGKAQLDYTLAIAQASGAKIDKIAIMYEDTAYGTAQAAGLRAAAKAANIDIAMDDAYPLGITDTTPLINKLRASGAQAVFPVSYLNDSLLLIRTMRQQRITIPAIGGAAGYVIPDFEKGLGEFAENVLSIAPANYDLAPDLTERFRKRFGYFMVHEALEHAVALDVLVQAIEKAKSAKAEDVTMALRGAKFTGGWTKAMTGGAVEFDSTGLNTLSVPVMAQWRNKELVTVWPKDVAKGTAVWKS, from the coding sequence ATGTCCAAGACAACCTCCCATCGTGGTGACCTGAGCCGCCGTACGCTGCTCGCCGGAACCGCGTCGCTGCTGGCGAGCCCGATGATTGTGTCGTCGGCGCGCGCGCAGGCGAAGCCGGTCAATATCGGCGTGATCATGCCGTTGTCGGGCGCCAATGCGCAGTTCGGCATCAATTCGCGTAACGGCATCGAGCTGGTTGCCGATGAGATCAACGCAGCCGGCGGCATCAAGGCGCTCGGCGGTGCCAAGATCAATCTGATCGTGGCGGACGCGACCTCGACACCGACCACCGCGGGCACTGTCGCGCAGCGCCTCATCACCCAGAACGAAGTGACGGCGATCCTCGGCGCATTCGCGTCATCGCTGACCATTGCCATTTCGGAAGTCACGGAGCGTCGCGACATTCCGCTGCTCACCATGTCCTTCGCGGACCAGATCACCGGCCGTGGCTTCAAGAACATCTTCCAGATTGTCGCCAAGGCGTCGGCGCTCGGTAAGGCGCAGCTCGACTACACGCTGGCGATTGCGCAGGCGTCCGGCGCCAAGATCGACAAGATCGCGATCATGTATGAAGACACCGCCTATGGCACCGCGCAGGCGGCCGGCCTTCGTGCCGCTGCCAAGGCGGCCAATATCGACATTGCGATGGACGATGCCTATCCGCTGGGGATCACCGACACCACGCCGTTGATCAACAAGCTGCGTGCATCCGGCGCCCAGGCCGTCTTCCCGGTGTCCTATCTCAATGACAGCCTGCTGCTGATCCGCACCATGCGCCAGCAGCGCATCACGATCCCAGCCATCGGCGGCGCGGCCGGTTATGTCATTCCGGATTTCGAGAAGGGTCTCGGCGAATTCGCGGAGAACGTGCTGTCGATCGCGCCCGCCAATTACGATCTCGCCCCCGATCTCACCGAGCGTTTCCGCAAGCGCTTCGGCTACTTCATGGTGCATGAGGCGCTGGAACACGCCGTCGCGCTCGACGTGCTGGTGCAGGCGATCGAGAAGGCGAAGTCGGCCAAGGCCGAGGACGTCACCATGGCGCTGCGCGGTGCGAAGTTCACCGGTGGCTGGACCAAGGCGATGACCGGCGGCGCCGTCGAATTCGACAGCACCGGCCTCAATACCTTGTCCGTTCCCGTCATGGCGCAGTGGCGCAATAAGGAGCTCGTCACTGTCTGGCCGAAGGACGTCGCCAAGGGGACCGCGGTCTGGAAGTCCTGA
- a CDS encoding GntR family transcriptional regulator, with product MVKIESDLNVSRESTSLRLLVENRLRSAIGSGLFKPGQRLIERELCEQVGVGRTSIREALRQLEAEGLVTTIPHRGPIVSTISVEEAEQLYDLRALLEGYAGRECARLRDPVIIERLRKQFVQMGAVAGQEDRSDLLAAKTEFYAALLEGCGNVFVERFLKMLLNRVTVLRMTSMTQSNRIGRSLAEIETILVAIEAGDEDGAEQACVQHIKNAAAIALEALRRDNP from the coding sequence ATGGTAAAGATCGAATCGGACCTGAATGTCTCGCGGGAATCGACCAGCCTGCGACTGCTGGTTGAAAACAGACTACGCTCTGCAATCGGTAGCGGGCTGTTCAAGCCTGGCCAGCGGCTGATCGAGCGTGAGCTGTGCGAGCAGGTCGGCGTCGGCCGCACCTCGATCCGCGAGGCGTTGCGACAACTGGAGGCAGAGGGCCTCGTCACCACGATCCCGCATCGCGGCCCGATCGTCAGCACCATCAGCGTCGAGGAAGCCGAGCAGCTCTATGATTTGCGCGCGCTGCTGGAGGGCTATGCCGGCCGTGAATGTGCGCGGCTGCGCGACCCGGTGATCATCGAACGATTGCGCAAACAGTTCGTCCAGATGGGCGCGGTAGCCGGTCAGGAAGACCGCAGTGACCTGTTGGCCGCCAAGACTGAATTCTATGCCGCACTGCTCGAAGGCTGCGGCAATGTTTTCGTCGAACGCTTCCTGAAAATGCTGCTGAACCGCGTCACGGTGCTGCGCATGACATCGATGACCCAGTCCAATCGCATCGGCCGCAGTCTTGCCGAAATCGAGACCATCCTTGTCGCGATCGAGGCCGGCGACGAAGATGGCGCCGAGCAGGCTTGCGTCCAGCACATCAAGAATGCCGCCGCGATAGCGCTGGAAGCGCTGCGGCGCGATAATCCCTGA
- a CDS encoding NAD(P)-dependent oxidoreductase, translated as MSNSAAINPPAKIAVIGLGNMGRPMAACIARAGYQVVGFDTFAEARAKYTEAGGTSAATVDEAVKDAAAVITLLPDGKIVRAAVEGFKAKLAPGTVVIDMSSSAPMGTRALGEELIAAGLAFIDAPVSGGVKRAVDGTLAIMAGGDGKTIDRADPVLNAMGKSVFRTGPLGSGHAAKALNNYVSAAGLAAAAEAVAIGGQFGIDPNVLVDVLNASTGRNNSTENKLKQFVIPEKYTSGFAMALMAKDIRTAGELAHQIGVNAPLADEVAALWDAALEKLGPSADHVEIGRYLTARK; from the coding sequence GTGTCGAATTCAGCCGCCATCAATCCGCCCGCCAAGATCGCAGTCATCGGCCTCGGCAATATGGGACGTCCCATGGCCGCATGCATTGCGCGCGCGGGCTATCAGGTGGTTGGCTTCGATACGTTTGCAGAAGCCCGCGCCAAATATACCGAAGCCGGCGGCACGTCGGCGGCCACCGTCGATGAAGCCGTCAAGGATGCAGCCGCCGTCATCACGCTGCTGCCCGACGGCAAGATCGTGCGCGCCGCGGTCGAAGGCTTCAAGGCCAAGCTCGCACCGGGCACGGTGGTGATCGACATGAGCTCGTCCGCTCCGATGGGCACGCGCGCGCTCGGCGAAGAACTGATCGCGGCAGGTCTCGCGTTCATCGACGCGCCGGTATCGGGCGGTGTGAAACGCGCCGTCGACGGCACGCTGGCGATCATGGCCGGCGGCGACGGCAAGACCATCGATCGCGCCGATCCCGTGCTGAATGCCATGGGCAAGTCGGTGTTCCGCACCGGTCCGCTCGGCTCCGGCCACGCCGCCAAGGCGCTGAACAACTATGTTTCGGCCGCGGGCCTCGCGGCTGCCGCCGAAGCCGTTGCTATCGGTGGACAGTTCGGCATCGATCCGAATGTCCTTGTCGACGTGCTGAACGCCTCCACCGGACGCAACAACTCGACCGAAAACAAGCTCAAGCAATTCGTCATTCCCGAAAAGTACACCTCGGGCTTTGCGATGGCCCTGATGGCGAAGGATATCCGCACCGCCGGCGAACTCGCCCACCAGATCGGCGTCAATGCGCCGCTGGCAGACGAAGTCGCTGCACTGTGGGATGCCGCGCTGGAGAAGCTTGGACCATCGGCCGACCATGTCGAGATTGGCCGCTATCTCACTGCCAGGAAGTAG
- a CDS encoding alpha/beta hydrolase, giving the protein MTLGMGLIDELRNRLAVAITAPEVESFARGLDLEIQFGIDEAAVAIACRNNQPVVSIPSHAPDIVLSGPAIAWLKVLAPCPPPTYHSFSSIQLRNTSFTVTGNALVIAQARAFLEAVFANLTTPAAHAVEVDLTRLEGRYHRVHSAGGQIAEIYSEATGTGRPVLCLHTAGADTRQFHGVMCDPELGRDWRLIGFDMPHHGRSMPPVGWDGSIYQLDQPTYLDWCASFIEQAIGEPVVVMGCSMGAGIAMALAAERPDLVKAVIALEAPLRPRGRRNDYLTHAGVNGGWHSAAYVRGLMSPSSPAEDRRRAAWIYSQGAPGIYDGDLAFYSDEFDGEQTAKLIDGHKIPVHLLIGHYDFSATVSDAYALAEWIEGAVVTEMPELGHFPMTENPPKMLDYLRPVFQALRSLPL; this is encoded by the coding sequence GTGACGTTGGGCATGGGCCTGATCGACGAGCTTCGCAATCGACTTGCGGTCGCGATCACCGCGCCGGAGGTAGAGTCCTTTGCGCGCGGACTGGATCTTGAAATTCAGTTTGGGATCGACGAGGCCGCCGTCGCGATCGCTTGTCGCAACAACCAGCCGGTTGTCAGTATACCCAGCCATGCGCCAGACATCGTGCTATCCGGACCAGCCATAGCATGGCTGAAGGTGCTGGCGCCCTGCCCGCCGCCGACCTATCATTCGTTTTCATCGATCCAACTGCGCAACACCAGTTTCACCGTGACCGGCAATGCGCTGGTCATTGCGCAGGCCCGCGCATTCCTCGAGGCCGTGTTCGCGAATCTCACGACGCCGGCCGCGCATGCGGTCGAAGTCGATCTCACGCGCCTTGAGGGCCGCTATCACCGCGTGCACAGCGCCGGCGGACAGATTGCCGAAATCTATTCAGAAGCCACGGGCACTGGTAGGCCAGTGCTGTGCCTCCACACAGCCGGCGCGGATACGCGGCAGTTTCACGGCGTGATGTGCGATCCCGAACTCGGGCGCGACTGGCGCCTGATCGGCTTCGACATGCCGCATCACGGCCGCTCGATGCCGCCCGTCGGCTGGGATGGCAGCATCTATCAGCTCGATCAGCCGACCTATCTTGACTGGTGTGCGAGCTTCATCGAACAGGCGATCGGCGAACCCGTTGTGGTGATGGGTTGCTCGATGGGCGCCGGCATCGCCATGGCGCTCGCCGCAGAGCGACCTGATCTCGTGAAGGCCGTGATCGCGCTCGAAGCGCCCTTGCGCCCACGCGGCCGTCGTAACGACTATCTCACCCATGCGGGCGTCAATGGCGGCTGGCATTCGGCAGCCTATGTGCGCGGATTGATGAGCCCGTCCAGCCCCGCAGAGGATCGCCGACGCGCCGCATGGATCTATTCGCAGGGTGCGCCGGGCATCTATGACGGCGATCTGGCTTTCTATTCGGACGAGTTCGACGGCGAACAGACCGCCAAGCTCATCGATGGCCACAAGATCCCCGTACATCTTCTGATCGGTCACTACGACTTCTCCGCCACCGTGAGCGATGCCTATGCGCTCGCCGAATGGATCGAGGGCGCCGTGGTGACAGAGATGCCGGAGCTCGGGCATTTTCCGATGACGGAGAACCCGCCAAAAATGCTGGACTATCTGCGTCCCGTCTTCCAGGCACTGCGGAGTTTGCCGCTCTGA
- a CDS encoding DUF2778 domain-containing protein encodes MIAAASVGALAAALTLCAYVREPQNVLSFFKAKNPSGPQLDDVSFVQRFPQAFDFEVSASHAELEVQRAKSQLAQAMRSQPVLPADSSPEIPASNGKVPLPRVRPSAANLIAVSLPDPASTPSDPLSNVSAALRKVFAMLQPSETVLASASPDGGISGDGKDSAPPTLAETRAALYDISARTVYMPDGTRLEAHSGLGELMDDPTQVHVHDRGATPPQIYELSKREKPFHGVEALRMKPVGQGDLFGRAGLLTHSYLMGPKGDSNGCVSFKDYATFLQAYKAGAVKRLIVVPSLTDPTVMVAQKT; translated from the coding sequence GTGATCGCTGCTGCGTCTGTCGGAGCTCTCGCTGCGGCTTTGACGTTATGCGCGTATGTTCGAGAGCCTCAAAATGTACTGAGCTTCTTTAAGGCCAAAAATCCAAGTGGTCCCCAGCTCGACGACGTCTCGTTCGTTCAGCGTTTTCCGCAAGCGTTTGATTTTGAAGTGTCGGCTTCTCATGCCGAATTAGAAGTTCAGCGGGCTAAGTCGCAGCTCGCGCAAGCCATGCGATCGCAGCCAGTGCTTCCCGCCGACAGTTCGCCCGAAATCCCGGCGTCGAATGGAAAAGTGCCGCTACCGAGAGTCCGACCGTCGGCGGCCAATTTGATTGCCGTGTCTCTGCCCGATCCAGCGTCAACACCGTCTGATCCTTTGTCCAACGTAAGCGCGGCACTCAGAAAAGTCTTCGCGATGCTACAGCCGTCTGAAACTGTTTTGGCATCTGCGTCACCCGACGGTGGAATCTCCGGCGACGGAAAGGATAGTGCACCTCCAACATTGGCGGAAACGCGGGCGGCGCTTTACGACATTTCCGCGCGCACCGTTTACATGCCCGACGGAACGAGGCTCGAGGCTCACTCCGGACTTGGCGAACTGATGGACGATCCAACGCAAGTCCACGTCCATGATCGAGGTGCGACGCCACCGCAGATATATGAACTGAGCAAGCGAGAGAAGCCGTTCCACGGCGTTGAAGCATTGCGAATGAAGCCGGTGGGTCAGGGTGATCTATTTGGCCGCGCCGGATTGCTCACGCACAGCTACCTGATGGGACCAAAGGGAGATTCGAACGGTTGCGTATCGTTCAAGGACTACGCAACGTTCTTGCAGGCTTACAAAGCAGGTGCCGTGAAGCGATTGATCGTCGTACCGAGCCTGACCGATCCGACCGTCATGGTGGCACAAAAGACGTAG
- a CDS encoding trehalose-6-phosphate synthase — protein MNLVVVSNRVSRASANEPMTGGLAAALLPVVEKSGAIWVGSSGRVRDGAQKEPFAEIEALGAGALAMLDLPAAHYGGYYEGFANSALWPALHSRTDLICTSHDDYQSYREVNSFFARALLRFRKPDTAFWIQDYHFLALGAELRALGVTHPLGFFLHTPWPARDIFGGVPHHRELVEAMLAYDLIGFQTEGDRDNFLSYVDGELSLDTTGGVVMSRYGASRCAVFPIGIDPAKFAAHAAKAASHPDVSRLRRSLNGEKLAIGVDRVDYSKGLVNRLDAFDRMLELQPQLKRSVSLLQIATLSRGTIEAYGDLQNQLAKLVSDINGRHGEVDWTPIRYLNKGFSQTVLAGLYRTAQVGLVTPLHDGMNLVAKEYVAAQNPVDPGVLVLSKYAGAANELDTALLVNPHDVDGMARTIATALSMPLLERRMRWEAMMAKLRAGTIQDWFADFVDALQQAHVANDKTPVETLPVQPAVLWPVQSLGAGVGSRFH, from the coding sequence GTGAATCTCGTCGTAGTCTCAAACCGAGTATCGCGCGCTTCGGCGAATGAGCCGATGACCGGCGGTCTGGCAGCAGCCTTGCTGCCCGTGGTGGAGAAATCTGGCGCGATTTGGGTGGGTTCCAGCGGCCGCGTGCGCGACGGCGCGCAAAAGGAACCGTTCGCCGAAATTGAAGCGCTGGGCGCCGGCGCGTTGGCCATGCTCGATCTGCCTGCCGCGCATTACGGTGGCTATTACGAAGGCTTCGCCAATTCGGCGCTTTGGCCTGCACTGCATTCCCGCACCGATCTGATCTGCACGTCGCACGATGATTATCAGTCGTATCGTGAAGTGAATTCGTTCTTCGCGCGCGCGCTGCTGCGGTTCCGCAAGCCCGATACCGCGTTCTGGATTCAGGATTACCATTTCCTTGCGCTCGGCGCAGAATTGCGCGCGCTTGGCGTGACGCATCCGCTCGGCTTTTTCCTGCATACGCCGTGGCCGGCACGCGATATTTTTGGCGGCGTGCCGCATCATCGCGAGCTGGTCGAGGCAATGCTTGCTTACGATCTGATCGGCTTCCAGACCGAAGGTGATCGCGACAACTTCCTGTCTTATGTCGATGGCGAGCTCAGTCTGGACACGACGGGTGGCGTGGTGATGTCGCGTTACGGCGCGTCGCGTTGCGCGGTATTTCCGATCGGCATCGATCCCGCGAAGTTTGCTGCGCATGCTGCCAAGGCGGCGTCGCATCCCGATGTGTCGCGGCTGCGCCGCAGCCTGAACGGCGAGAAGCTCGCCATCGGCGTCGATCGCGTCGATTACTCCAAGGGCCTCGTCAATCGTCTCGATGCGTTTGACCGCATGCTTGAGCTGCAGCCGCAGTTGAAGCGCTCGGTCTCGTTGCTGCAGATCGCGACGCTGTCGCGTGGTACGATCGAGGCCTATGGTGACCTACAGAACCAGCTTGCGAAGCTGGTGAGCGATATTAACGGGCGTCACGGCGAAGTTGACTGGACGCCGATCCGCTATCTCAACAAGGGCTTCAGCCAGACTGTGCTCGCTGGCCTCTATCGCACCGCGCAGGTCGGTCTGGTGACGCCGCTGCATGACGGCATGAATCTGGTTGCCAAGGAATATGTCGCTGCGCAGAACCCGGTCGATCCCGGTGTGCTGGTGCTGTCGAAATATGCCGGCGCCGCCAACGAGCTCGATACTGCCCTGCTGGTCAATCCGCATGATGTGGACGGCATGGCGCGCACCATCGCGACCGCATTGTCGATGCCGTTGCTGGAGCGCCGTATGCGCTGGGAAGCCATGATGGCGAAGCTGCGCGCTGGCACGATCCAGGACTGGTTCGCCGATTTCGTCGATGCGCTTCAGCAAGCCCATGTCGCCAATGACAAGACGCCGGTGGAGACGCTGCCGGTTCAGCCGGCCGTACTCTGGCCGGTCCAATCGCTGGGCGCTGGGGTCGGTAGCCGGTTCCACTGA
- the otsB gene encoding trehalose-phosphatase, whose translation MSQKIIEIPVDDAPHSEEVLYPGAELPRLSECALLLDIDGTLLDLAPTPREVWVPPDLATSMGKLLQRTNGAMALVSGRSINDIDLIFAPMQFPAVGGHGAEMRLSGDNESVASGAPPMDKELKRRLAAIAKLSPGILLEDKGYALALHYRLAPHAEKAIYDAVSAIRADLPNAPIEVLPGKAVCEIKPAGVTKATGVIELMTHEPFSGRRPIFIGDDVTDESVFAIMPGMNGLAFSVGRRAQGVSGHFDEPRDVRAWLARLLIDDAAKSK comes from the coding sequence ATGTCTCAGAAAATTATCGAAATTCCTGTCGACGATGCGCCGCACTCCGAAGAGGTACTGTATCCGGGTGCGGAATTGCCGCGGCTTAGCGAATGTGCGCTGCTGCTCGATATCGACGGTACGCTGCTCGATCTGGCGCCGACGCCGCGTGAAGTGTGGGTGCCACCGGATCTGGCGACGTCCATGGGTAAGCTGCTGCAGCGCACGAATGGCGCCATGGCGCTCGTTTCGGGCCGCTCGATCAACGATATCGATCTGATCTTTGCGCCGATGCAGTTTCCTGCCGTCGGCGGTCATGGCGCCGAAATGCGATTGTCAGGCGACAATGAATCGGTGGCGTCAGGCGCGCCGCCGATGGACAAGGAATTGAAGCGTCGCCTTGCTGCCATTGCGAAGTTGAGTCCGGGTATTCTGCTCGAAGACAAGGGCTATGCGCTCGCGCTGCATTACCGTCTCGCGCCGCATGCGGAGAAGGCGATCTATGATGCGGTCTCCGCGATCCGTGCCGATCTGCCGAATGCGCCGATCGAAGTGCTGCCCGGCAAGGCTGTCTGCGAGATCAAGCCCGCTGGTGTGACCAAGGCGACGGGCGTGATCGAATTGATGACGCATGAGCCGTTCAGCGGACGCCGTCCAATCTTCATCGGCGATGATGTCACCGATGAATCTGTATTTGCGATCATGCCCGGCATGAATGGTCTCGCATTCTCCGTCGGTCGCCGTGCGCAAGGTGTGTCGGGTCACTTCGACGAGCCGCGCGATGTGCGCGCATGGCTCGCGCGCTTGCTGATCGACGATGCAGCGAAATCGAAGTGA
- a CDS encoding MFS transporter, whose translation MAYPSSADIVTSPVPGQTPASDSDRIIETDIPARLDALRWSGFHTRVVVALGITWILDGLEVTLAGALSGALKEDPALRFSNFDVGFANSAYLAGAVIGALGFGWLTDRIGRKKLFFITLALYLTATAATALSWNLASYAVFRFLTGAGIGGEYTAINSTIQELVPARYRGWTDLVINGSFWLGAAMGAVCAIVLLDPAIISQSYGWRLAYFTGAILGLIVLFMRMWIPESPRWLMIHGQPQRAEEIVADIEISAHQKAKPSVLAALPKIRLTMRDHTPLKEVAQTLFVLYRQRSLVGLVLMASQAFFYNAIFFTYALVLTDFFGIPSNHVGWYILPFAAGNFLGPLLLGRLFDTLGRRVMIAVTYGMSGILLAISGYLFSIDVLSAQTQTIAWMIIFFFASPAASAAYLTVSETFPIEVRALAIAVFYAIGTGIGGVAGPALFGVLIDTGSRNSVFAGYLLGAVLMIVAAIVGWRYAIAAERQPLETVARPLAVVE comes from the coding sequence ATGGCTTATCCGAGCAGCGCGGATATCGTGACCTCGCCTGTGCCGGGCCAGACGCCAGCTTCCGACTCGGATCGTATCATCGAAACCGACATTCCTGCGCGCCTGGATGCGCTGCGCTGGAGTGGCTTTCACACACGGGTTGTCGTGGCGCTCGGAATTACATGGATTCTCGATGGCCTTGAGGTGACTCTGGCGGGGGCGCTGTCCGGCGCGCTGAAGGAAGATCCGGCGCTGCGGTTCTCGAACTTCGACGTGGGCTTTGCCAACAGCGCTTATCTCGCAGGTGCCGTGATCGGCGCGCTGGGCTTCGGCTGGCTGACTGATCGCATCGGTCGGAAGAAGCTGTTCTTCATTACGCTAGCGCTTTATCTCACGGCGACTGCCGCGACGGCGCTGTCATGGAATCTTGCCAGCTATGCCGTGTTTCGATTCCTGACGGGGGCCGGCATTGGCGGGGAATATACCGCGATCAATTCAACAATTCAGGAGCTTGTCCCGGCGCGTTATCGCGGCTGGACCGATCTGGTGATCAACGGCAGTTTCTGGCTCGGCGCGGCGATGGGCGCGGTCTGTGCCATCGTTCTGCTCGATCCAGCTATCATTTCTCAGTCCTATGGCTGGCGCCTCGCATATTTCACCGGCGCTATTCTTGGTCTCATCGTGCTGTTCATGCGGATGTGGATTCCGGAAAGCCCGCGCTGGCTGATGATCCATGGTCAGCCGCAGCGCGCCGAAGAGATCGTGGCCGATATCGAAATCTCCGCGCATCAGAAGGCCAAGCCGTCGGTTCTGGCCGCGCTGCCGAAGATCAGGCTGACGATGCGCGATCACACGCCGCTGAAGGAGGTCGCGCAGACACTGTTCGTGCTGTATCGCCAGCGGTCGCTGGTCGGACTCGTGCTGATGGCATCGCAGGCGTTTTTCTACAACGCGATCTTCTTCACCTATGCGCTGGTACTGACGGATTTCTTCGGCATCCCGTCCAATCATGTCGGCTGGTATATCCTACCGTTTGCCGCGGGTAATTTTCTCGGACCGCTGTTGCTCGGCCGGCTGTTCGATACGCTGGGCCGCCGCGTGATGATCGCGGTGACCTACGGGATGTCGGGCATATTGCTTGCGATCTCCGGTTATCTGTTCTCGATCGATGTGTTGAGTGCACAGACCCAGACCATCGCCTGGATGATCATCTTCTTCTTTGCGTCGCCGGCGGCGAGTGCGGCCTATCTCACCGTCAGTGAGACGTTCCCGATCGAGGTTCGCGCATTGGCGATCGCTGTCTTCTACGCGATCGGCACCGGGATCGGCGGCGTTGCCGGCCCGGCGCTGTTTGGCGTGCTGATCGATACCGGGTCGCGCAATAGTGTGTTTGCCGGCTATCTTCTTGGCGCTGTTCTGATGATCGTGGCTGCGATTGTCGGCTGGCGCTATGCCATCGCGGCGGAACGCCAGCCGCTTGAAACAGTTGCACGGCCGCTGGCCGTGGTGGAGTGA
- a CDS encoding GntR family transcriptional regulator, translating into MLIQPGKPRRKAGITGPVSRVDRAGATTGKLTRAEELRLQLADEIVRGVLAPGTSLDETDLAQRFNVSRTPVREALRQLTASGLVDSRAHRGAVVAQPSIDRLTGMFEAMAELEAICAGLAAERMPAVQRHELEAIHEELRVLSYDGNPDRFHEVNERFHNAIYAGSQNEYIAEITLATRVRVQPFRRAQFRNLGRLAKSQAEHDRVVVAIMRGDRNGAAAAMRAHIELVRGEYEHYAVSL; encoded by the coding sequence ATGCTGATCCAGCCTGGCAAGCCACGCCGCAAGGCGGGCATCACCGGGCCGGTCAGCCGGGTTGACCGCGCTGGTGCGACCACCGGCAAACTGACGCGCGCTGAAGAACTCCGCTTGCAACTGGCCGACGAGATCGTGCGCGGCGTGCTGGCCCCCGGTACCTCACTCGACGAGACAGACTTGGCGCAACGCTTCAATGTCTCGCGCACGCCGGTCCGCGAAGCGCTGCGTCAGCTTACGGCGAGCGGACTTGTCGACTCGCGTGCGCATCGTGGCGCCGTCGTGGCGCAGCCATCGATCGATCGTCTCACCGGCATGTTCGAAGCGATGGCGGAGCTCGAAGCGATATGTGCCGGTCTCGCCGCCGAACGGATGCCGGCCGTACAGCGTCACGAATTAGAGGCCATCCACGAAGAGTTGCGGGTGCTGAGCTATGATGGCAACCCGGATCGCTTTCACGAAGTGAACGAACGTTTTCACAACGCGATCTATGCGGGCTCGCAGAACGAATATATCGCCGAGATCACGCTCGCGACCCGGGTGCGCGTGCAGCCGTTCCGGCGCGCGCAGTTTCGCAATCTCGGCCGTCTTGCCAAGTCGCAGGCCGAGCATGACCGCGTCGTCGTCGCCATCATGCGCGGCGATCGCAACGGCGCCGCCGCGGCGATGCGCGCCCATATCGAGCTGGTGCGCGGCGAATACGAGCATTACGCCGTTTCACTCTAA